A single region of the Triticum dicoccoides isolate Atlit2015 ecotype Zavitan chromosome 2B, WEW_v2.0, whole genome shotgun sequence genome encodes:
- the LOC119363988 gene encoding probable ribose-5-phosphate isomerase 2: protein MGSAASPPRALDAATQEDLKRVSAHRAVDMVESGMTLGLGTGSTAAHALDRLGDLLRTGALRAVAGVPTSLKTEAHAARVGIPMLALADAAEIHLSIDGADEVDPDLNLVKGRGGSLLREKMIEGAGARFVVIVDESKLVPRLGCTGAVPVEVVPFGSAYTLGLIRKVFDKLPGFHARLRTVKSKAGDGQEELFLTDNGNHIVEMFFEDGIHGNLRDISDSLLRITGVVEHGMFLGMATKVIVAKKDGTVAVLSKKVA, encoded by the coding sequence ATgggcagcgccgcctcgccgccgcgggCCCTCGACGCGGCGACGCAGGAGGACCTCAAGCGCGTCTCCGCGCACCGCGCCGTCGACATGGTGGAGTCCGGCATGACGCTGGGGCTCGGCACCGGCTCCACGGCCGCGCACGCGCTCGACCGCCTCGGGGACCTCCTCCGCACCGGCGCGCTGCGCGCGGTCGCCGGGGTGCCCACCTCCCTCAAGACGGAGGCGCACGCCGCGCGCGTCGGGATCCCCATGCTCGCGCTCGCAGACGCCGCGGAGATCCacctctccatcgacggcgccgacgAGGTCGACCCGGACCTCAACCTCGTCAAGGGCCGCGGCGGCTCGCTCCTCCGCGAGAAGATGATCGAGGGCGCCGGCGCCCGCTTCGTCGTCATCGTCGACGAGTCCAAGCTCGTCCCCCGCCTCGGCTGCACGGGCGCCGTTCCCGTCGAGGTCGTCCCCTTCGGCAGCGCCTACACGCTCGGCCTcatccgcaaggtgttcgacaaattGCCGGGCTTCCACGCCAGGCTCAGGACCGTCAAGTCCAAGGCCGGCGACGGCCAGGAGGAGCTCTTTCTCACCGACAACGGCAACCATATCGTCGAGATGTTCTTCGAGGACGGCATACACGGCAACCTGCGCGACATCAGCGACAGCCTGCTGCGCATCACGGGCGTCGTCGAGCACGGCATGTTCCTCGGCATGGCCACCAAGGTGATTGTCGCCAAGAAGGACGGCACCGTGGCGGTCCTCAGCAAGAAGGTAGCCTAG